A window of Ictidomys tridecemlineatus isolate mIctTri1 chromosome 1, mIctTri1.hap1, whole genome shotgun sequence contains these coding sequences:
- the LOC120885432 gene encoding transcriptional activator protein Pur-alpha → MADRDSGSEQGGAALGSGGSLGHPGSGSGSGGGGGGGGGGGGSGGGGGGAPGGLQHETQELASKRVDIQNKRFYLDVKQNAKGRFLKIAEVGAGGNKSRLTLSMSVAVEFRDYLGDFIEHYAQLGPSQPPDLAQAQDEPRRALKSEFLVRENRKYYMDLKENQRGRFLRIRQTVNRGPGLGSTQGQTIALPAQGLIEFRDALAKLIDDYGVEEEPAELPEGTSLTVDNKRFFFDVGSNKYGVFMRVSEVKPTYRNSITVPYKVWAKFGHTFCKYSEEMKKIQEKQREKRAACEQLHQQQQQQQEETAAATLLLQGEEEGEED, encoded by the coding sequence ATGGCGGACCGAGACAGCGGCAGCGAGCAGGGTGGTGCGGCGCTGGGCTCGGGCGGCTCCCTGGGGCAcccgggctcgggctcgggctccgGCGGGGGCGGTGGTggcggcgggggcggcggcggcagtggtggcggcggcggcggggcccCGGGGGGGCTGCAGCACGAGACGCAGGAGCTGGCCTCCAAGCGGGTGGACATCCAGAACAAGCGCTTCTACCTGGACGTGAAGCAGAACGCCAAGGGCCGCTTCCTGAAGATCGCTGAGGTGGGCGCGGGCGGCAACAAGAGCCGCCTCACTCTCTCCATGTCAGTGGCCGTGGAGTTCCGCGACTACCTGGGAGACTTCATCGAGCACTACGCGCAGCTGGGCCCCAGCCAGCCGCCCGACCTGGCCCAGGCACAGGACGAGCCGCGCCGGGCACTCAAGAGCGAGTTCCTGGTGCGCGAGAACCGCAAGTACTACATGGATCTCAAGGAGAACCAGCGCGGCCGCTTCCTGCGCATCCGCCAGACGGTCAACCGGGGGCCCGGCCTGGGCTCCACGCAGGGCCAGACCATTGCGCTGCCCGCGCAGGGGCTCATCGAGTTCCGTGACGCTCTGGCCAAGCTCATCGACGACTACGGAGTGGAGGAGGAGCCGGCCGAGCTGCCCGAGGGCACCTCCTTGACTGTGGACAACAAGCGCTTCTTCTTCGATGTGGGCTCTAACAAGTACGGCGTGTTTATGCGAGTGAGTGAGGTGAAGCCCACCTACCGCAACTCCATCACCGTGCCCTACAAGGTGTGGGCCAAGTTCGGACACACCTTCTGCAAATACTCCGAGGAGATGAAGAAGATTCaggagaagcagagggagaagcGGGCTGCCTGTGAGCAGctccaccagcagcagcagcagcagcaggaggagacCGCCGCTGCCACTCTGCTACTGCAGGGtgaagaagaaggggaagaagattGA